In Thunnus maccoyii chromosome 11, fThuMac1.1, whole genome shotgun sequence, one genomic interval encodes:
- the prkra gene encoding interferon-inducible double-stranded RNA-dependent protein kinase activator A homolog isoform X1, with amino-acid sequence MSQEGYQATSGQTSADTSVNTDEAQRASPGKTPIQVLHEYGTKTGNLPVYVMEKAEGEAHQPSFVFSVRVGDVSCTGQGPSKKAAKHVAAEAALNILQIDVGTVNVPVKSESNGVAAETNNHPNSVGILQELALQRGWRLPEYTVLMEAGPPHKREFTVTCRLESLSEKAVGNSKKSAKKAAAEKMVAKLQSLSGCSEITWAPTPSVRFENLRNSTAEKISLLRRNPLSIPNTDYIQMMLELSKEQGFEVTYFDIGELTVNGQYQCLAELSTTPVTVCHGTGISCSNAHNDAAHSALQYIKIMASIK; translated from the exons ATGTCTCAGGAGGGATATCAGGCTACATCAGGGCAAACCTCCGCCGACACGAG CGTGAATACAGATGAAGCGCAGAGGGCCAGCCCAGGGAAGACGCCGATACAAGTCCTGCACGAGTACGGCACCAAAACCGGCAACCTCCCCGTGTATGTGATGGAGAAGGCGGAAGGAGAAGCTCACCAACCGAGCTTCGTCTTCAGCGTGAGAGTTGGAGACGTTAGCTGCACAG GTCAAGGTCCCAGTAAAAAGGCAGCCAAACACGTGGCTGCAGAAGCTGCCCTGAATATTCTGCAGATAGACGTTGGAACAGT GAATGTTCCTGTGAAGTCTGAGAGTAATGGTGTAGCGGCAGAAACAAACAACCATCCCAACTCAGTAGGGATTCTGCAG GAACTAGCGTTGCAGAGAGGATGGCGTCTTCCTGAATACACAGTTTTAATGGAGGCTGGTCCACCACACAAGAGAGAATTCACTGTTACTTGTAGATTGGAGTCCCTGTCAGAGAAGG CTGTAGGAAATTCAAAAAAATCAGCGAAAAAGgcagctgcagagaaaatggTGGCAAAGCTTCAAAGTCTGTCAGGCTGCTCTGAAATCACATGG GCTCCCACACCAAGTGTCCGATTTGAGAACTTAAGGAACTCAACAGCAGAGAAGATTTCTTTATTGAGAAGAAACCCGCTGAGCATTCCCAACACAGATTACATTCAGATGATGTTGGAGCTGTCCAAGGAGCAAGGCTTTGAGGTCACGTACTTTGACATCG GTGAGCTGACGGTGAACGGCCAGTATCAGTGCTTGGCGGAACTGTCCACCACCCCCGTCACCGTGTGCCACGGCACAGGCATCTCCTGTAGCAACGCGCACAACGACGCAGCACACAGCGCCCTTCAGTATATCAAGATCATGGCTTCCATCAAGTAA
- the prkra gene encoding interferon-inducible double-stranded RNA-dependent protein kinase activator A homolog isoform X2, with protein MEKAEGEAHQPSFVFSVRVGDVSCTGQGPSKKAAKHVAAEAALNILQIDVGTVNVPVKSESNGVAAETNNHPNSVGILQELALQRGWRLPEYTVLMEAGPPHKREFTVTCRLESLSEKAVGNSKKSAKKAAAEKMVAKLQSLSGCSEITWAPTPSVRFENLRNSTAEKISLLRRNPLSIPNTDYIQMMLELSKEQGFEVTYFDIGELTVNGQYQCLAELSTTPVTVCHGTGISCSNAHNDAAHSALQYIKIMASIK; from the exons ATGGAGAAGGCGGAAGGAGAAGCTCACCAACCGAGCTTCGTCTTCAGCGTGAGAGTTGGAGACGTTAGCTGCACAG GTCAAGGTCCCAGTAAAAAGGCAGCCAAACACGTGGCTGCAGAAGCTGCCCTGAATATTCTGCAGATAGACGTTGGAACAGT GAATGTTCCTGTGAAGTCTGAGAGTAATGGTGTAGCGGCAGAAACAAACAACCATCCCAACTCAGTAGGGATTCTGCAG GAACTAGCGTTGCAGAGAGGATGGCGTCTTCCTGAATACACAGTTTTAATGGAGGCTGGTCCACCACACAAGAGAGAATTCACTGTTACTTGTAGATTGGAGTCCCTGTCAGAGAAGG CTGTAGGAAATTCAAAAAAATCAGCGAAAAAGgcagctgcagagaaaatggTGGCAAAGCTTCAAAGTCTGTCAGGCTGCTCTGAAATCACATGG GCTCCCACACCAAGTGTCCGATTTGAGAACTTAAGGAACTCAACAGCAGAGAAGATTTCTTTATTGAGAAGAAACCCGCTGAGCATTCCCAACACAGATTACATTCAGATGATGTTGGAGCTGTCCAAGGAGCAAGGCTTTGAGGTCACGTACTTTGACATCG GTGAGCTGACGGTGAACGGCCAGTATCAGTGCTTGGCGGAACTGTCCACCACCCCCGTCACCGTGTGCCACGGCACAGGCATCTCCTGTAGCAACGCGCACAACGACGCAGCACACAGCGCCCTTCAGTATATCAAGATCATGGCTTCCATCAAGTAA
- the LOC121906467 gene encoding uncharacterized protein LOC121906467, which translates to MMKKAVTGRHNYVVKEPEWGDSDIVERDDSMEMSVWSWMLLVFLLPATGSLDVENWLTPIVKIIRTEYNISDQFCVAVNIPVDQNPNQLLDVLQNDRYEKVEKVMNDTDDLYIGTRVVAVKPHVEDAEVHVLPNMDGLYIGTRAVTAKPHVEHAEVRVLHNMDGLYNQSQDNFLVFYTYLSPCALQCANLRNNRNILNDIRDITRRSYWGERHALVFGQPCTVLRKREITREQLEKSFINLKEKGFTNIFRCYFRNVYQCHSCFSDQDQGVSEVCLEGARSQHGGSAGSSQDVSAGGKRGSAEGTSSSAAAKRQKGPK; encoded by the exons ATGATGAAGAAAGCAGTGACGGGTCGGCACAACTATGTTGTGAAGGAACCAGAGTGGGGAGATTCTGACATAGTTGAAAGAGATGACAGTATGGAG ATGTCTGTCTGGTCTTGGATGCTGCTGGTGTTCCTGCTGCCTGCTACAGGCAGTTTGGATGTTGAGAACTGGCTGACTCCTATTGTAAAAATCATCAGGACAGA GTACAACATAAGCGATCAGTTTTGTGTGGCTGTAAACATCCCAGTAGACCAGAACCCAAACCAACTGCTCGACGTCCTCCAAAACGATCGATATGAAAAGGTTGAAAAAGTCATGAATGATACTGATGATCTGTACATCGGCACCAGGGTGGTTGCAGTTAAACCTCATGTTGAAGATGCAGAAGTCCATGTTCTGCCCAACATGGATGGCTTGTACATCGGCACCAGGGCGGTTACAGCTAAACCTCATGTTGAACATGCAGAAGTCCGTGTTCTGCACAACATGGATGGCTTGTATAACCAAAGTCAAGATAACTTCCTGGTCTTCTACACATACCTCTCCCCATGTGCACTACAATGTGCAAATCTACGTAACAACAGAAATATCCTTAACGACATTAGGGACATCACTCGCCGATCATATTGGGGAGAACGACACGCCCTTGTGTTTGGGCAACCGTGCACTGTTTTAAGAAAACGTGAAATTACCAGGGAGCAGTTGGAAAAATCCTTTATAAATCTGAAAGAAAAAGGTTTCACAAACATATTCCGTTGTTACTTTCGAAATGTCTATCAGTGCCACAGCTGTTTCTCAGATCAAGATCAAGGTGTATCTGAGGTCTGTCTTGAGGGAGCCAGGTCACAGCATGGAGGAAGTGCAGGCAGCAGTCAGGATGTGAGTGCAGGAGGAAAGCGAGGCTCCGCTGAAGGCACAAGCAGCAGTGCTGCTGCAAAGAGACAAAAAGGTCCAAAGTGA